A region from the Rufibacter sp. DG15C genome encodes:
- a CDS encoding acyl-CoA thioesterase encodes MPTSSPDQDFFKPVSHSRTTLTELMIPSYANFGGKIHGGILLSLMDKVAYACAAKHAGNYCVTVTVDGVHFLQPVEVGELVSLMASVNYVGRTSLLVGIKVIAENVKSGSVKHTNTSYFTMVAKGEDDKPALVPGLTLETPEDARRFIEALQRKEIKARSEQEFKEIKTHLELQQHLPTLDGQRCQMAFTL; translated from the coding sequence ATGCCCACTTCTAGCCCAGACCAAGACTTCTTCAAACCTGTCTCCCACTCGCGCACCACGCTCACCGAGCTGATGATTCCCAGCTATGCCAACTTCGGGGGGAAGATTCACGGCGGCATCCTGCTGTCCTTGATGGATAAAGTAGCCTATGCCTGCGCGGCCAAGCACGCGGGTAATTACTGCGTGACGGTGACGGTAGACGGCGTGCATTTTCTGCAGCCTGTAGAGGTAGGTGAACTAGTGAGTTTAATGGCCTCAGTGAATTATGTAGGAAGAACTTCTTTGCTGGTGGGCATCAAGGTAATTGCTGAGAATGTGAAGAGCGGTTCTGTCAAGCACACCAACACCTCTTACTTTACCATGGTGGCCAAAGGCGAAGACGACAAACCCGCCCTGGTGCCCGGCCTTACCTTAGAAACCCCTGAAGACGCGCGCCGTTTCATTGAGGCCTTGCAACGCAAGGAAATAAAGGCCCGCTCAGAGCAGGAGTTCAAAGAGATTAAGACGCATCTAGAGCTACAGCAACACCTCCCTACCTTAGACGGACAACGCTGCCAAATGGCATTCACCCTATAA